The following coding sequences lie in one Cotesia glomerata isolate CgM1 linkage group LG5, MPM_Cglom_v2.3, whole genome shotgun sequence genomic window:
- the LOC123264538 gene encoding ribonucleoside-diphosphate reductase subunit M2 B isoform X1, with amino-acid sequence MALVESTKENIFRNLENMKLKENISPIKRTESPNKASPSKKLCMSPEISREAEVKTQVVQQAVKKLDFQENEFDAQIEPLLKENPRRFVVFPIEWPDIWAMYKKAEASFWTVEEIDLSKDIDHWVKLTDDERKFISHILAFFAASDGIVNENLVEKFSQEVQVTEARCFYGFQIAIENVHSEMYSLLIDTYIKNDKEREYLFNAIETLPCVTKKAEWALNWISNDKATFAERVIAFAAVEGIFFSGSFASIFWLKKRGLMPGLTFSNELISRDEGLHCDFACLMFKHIVQKPSKQRVTSIIKDAVKIEQEFLTVALPCQMIGMNCDLMCRYIEFVADRLLLELGCEKVYNSENPFDFMEHISLDGKTNFFEKKVGEYQKFGVMPSDSTQFTLECNF; translated from the exons atggCTCTTGTTGAATCTACTAAAGAGAATATCTTCAGAAATCTCGAAAATATGAAGCTAAAAGAAAAC atatcTCCCATCAAAAGAACTGAATCACCCAACAAAGCATCACCATCAAAAAAACTCTGCATGTCGCCTGAAATTTCCCGTGAAGCTGAAGTTAAAACCCAG GTCGTTCAACaggcagttaaaaaattggacTTTCAAGAAAATGAATTTGACGCTCAGATAGAACCCCTTTTGAAAGAAAATCCACGTCGGTTTGTTGTTTTTCCGATAGAATGGCCAGATATCTGGGCTATGTACAAGAAAGCTGAAGCGTCTTTTTGGACTGTAGAGGAAATTGACTTGTctaaa GATATAGATCATTGGGTAAAATTAACAGACGATGAAcgtaaatttatttcacaCATTCTGGCCTTTTTCGCGGCTTCTGACGGTATAGTAAATGAAAATCTCGTAGAAAAATTCAGCCAGGAAGTGCAAGTCACCGAAGCTCGTTGTTTCTACGGTTTTCAAATAGCAATTGAAAATGTTCACTCTGAAATGTATTCTTTGCTGATTGATACCTACATAAAGAATGACAAAGAACGAGAATACCTGTTCAACGCGATCGAGACTCTTCCATGTGTTACTAAGAAAGCTGAATGGGCACTAAATTGGATAAGTAATGACAAAGCGACTTTTGCTGAAAGAGTAATAGCTTTTGCAGCTGTCGAAGGCATTTTCTTCAGCGGAAGTTTCGCCTCTATATTCTGGTTGAAAAAGAGAGGGCTTATGCCTGGACTGACGTTCAGCAATGAATTAATATCTCGTGACGAA ggATTACACTGCGATTTTGCTTGCTTGATGTTCAAACACATAGTTCAAAAGCCATCCAAGCAACGTGTTACTAGCATTATCAAGGACGCCGTAAAAATAGAGcaagaatttttaacagtcGCTCTACCATGTCAAATGATTGGCATGAACTGTGACCTCATGTGTCGTTACATTGAGTTTGTTGCTGATCGACTTCTTCTTGAGCTTGGTTGTGAAAAG GTTTACAATTCAGAGAATCCCTTCGATTTTATGGAACACATTTCCCTTGACGGCAAGACAaacttttttgagaaaaaagtGGGTGAATATCAGAAGTTCGGTGTCATGCCATCTGATTCAACTCAATTCACTCTTGAGTgcaatttctaa
- the LOC123264538 gene encoding ribonucleoside-diphosphate reductase subunit M2 isoform X2, translated as MSPEISREAEVKTQVVQQAVKKLDFQENEFDAQIEPLLKENPRRFVVFPIEWPDIWAMYKKAEASFWTVEEIDLSKDIDHWVKLTDDERKFISHILAFFAASDGIVNENLVEKFSQEVQVTEARCFYGFQIAIENVHSEMYSLLIDTYIKNDKEREYLFNAIETLPCVTKKAEWALNWISNDKATFAERVIAFAAVEGIFFSGSFASIFWLKKRGLMPGLTFSNELISRDEGLHCDFACLMFKHIVQKPSKQRVTSIIKDAVKIEQEFLTVALPCQMIGMNCDLMCRYIEFVADRLLLELGCEKVYNSENPFDFMEHISLDGKTNFFEKKVGEYQKFGVMPSDSTQFTLECNF; from the exons ATGTCGCCTGAAATTTCCCGTGAAGCTGAAGTTAAAACCCAG GTCGTTCAACaggcagttaaaaaattggacTTTCAAGAAAATGAATTTGACGCTCAGATAGAACCCCTTTTGAAAGAAAATCCACGTCGGTTTGTTGTTTTTCCGATAGAATGGCCAGATATCTGGGCTATGTACAAGAAAGCTGAAGCGTCTTTTTGGACTGTAGAGGAAATTGACTTGTctaaa GATATAGATCATTGGGTAAAATTAACAGACGATGAAcgtaaatttatttcacaCATTCTGGCCTTTTTCGCGGCTTCTGACGGTATAGTAAATGAAAATCTCGTAGAAAAATTCAGCCAGGAAGTGCAAGTCACCGAAGCTCGTTGTTTCTACGGTTTTCAAATAGCAATTGAAAATGTTCACTCTGAAATGTATTCTTTGCTGATTGATACCTACATAAAGAATGACAAAGAACGAGAATACCTGTTCAACGCGATCGAGACTCTTCCATGTGTTACTAAGAAAGCTGAATGGGCACTAAATTGGATAAGTAATGACAAAGCGACTTTTGCTGAAAGAGTAATAGCTTTTGCAGCTGTCGAAGGCATTTTCTTCAGCGGAAGTTTCGCCTCTATATTCTGGTTGAAAAAGAGAGGGCTTATGCCTGGACTGACGTTCAGCAATGAATTAATATCTCGTGACGAA ggATTACACTGCGATTTTGCTTGCTTGATGTTCAAACACATAGTTCAAAAGCCATCCAAGCAACGTGTTACTAGCATTATCAAGGACGCCGTAAAAATAGAGcaagaatttttaacagtcGCTCTACCATGTCAAATGATTGGCATGAACTGTGACCTCATGTGTCGTTACATTGAGTTTGTTGCTGATCGACTTCTTCTTGAGCTTGGTTGTGAAAAG GTTTACAATTCAGAGAATCCCTTCGATTTTATGGAACACATTTCCCTTGACGGCAAGACAaacttttttgagaaaaaagtGGGTGAATATCAGAAGTTCGGTGTCATGCCATCTGATTCAACTCAATTCACTCTTGAGTgcaatttctaa
- the LOC123264539 gene encoding uncharacterized protein LOC123264539 translates to MAKEMMIVFIYDTTRCRKEEDDPAEAVMYFHPAWVSPAQRLALAGQLMGAYQFLSTCFSSPNLITLQGGKFVLKKFSHYILAVGTDRNIQDWILERRANCLESILKFFHCNLDTISQSFNNERNKFTEKLYQMFETYLPILQYSANLFSNMPMIKLPSTASNVFLESMQILQYCQEMSGILGGAMFYNNKVVATQLSAELTKQLVITDPYRIKAPADRIPTDFHLPVGVQLLRVYIQRKPVEFSDDNFKFSNTSGSVDVVKKYKKSSLPSGMKRDTSRIFTVPEEGEPEHSESLKEFSQPKRPPSIPLANFERKEFKEFKPRYPNPLTPSVCSTPLKDVNRILHGNAVSICKGTDEEKIIEKPKEVAVQKENDDIPDVVKEALRCKRFNKLRSAAREKLEKKNRQPWHRRSSSLTDLENTRDATEKFVMSIMCNISHSKSSLDSSEFDCKAHYLNKRLFNTITDPSYPVFRYDGRPVSQSLYTHYISSHYQELVKEQSTDFFRRKSLNRMLDCDKKNPNENHIDGFDSVIPELPELRSNSLDVRLNNKSRQENYRRSMSLPLKSLNAPADSDDRKKASSESGMSFDLPRRKLEGLQLTPLMSKLSLLATDDRTSGFCSKETTPSEFCDLSTFSSKITRNKSEHIKAGHDEDEEDFWLSDKEAKEGNCEKAELFICGQNNMVLFLLMEDGTANNPELIHNLWKTSINTLGNLESRLQHCLDPLPSGEHKELYSVLSVDPQWDTLDRSGLWGVTELDIVSSLYNRFTESSNLTDIIVRTDDTVVYGSQCGKTQVFYQQAVASSTSGGLPTPADLMGVVPLKAKRRLERDHGIIIL, encoded by the exons ATGGCTAA AGAAATGATGATTGTCTTCATTTACGACACTACAAGGTGTCGTAAAGAAGAGGACGATCCAGCCGAAGCCGTGATGTACTTCCACCCAGCTTGGGTCTCTCCAGCCCAACGTCTAGCTCTGGCAGGTCAACTAATGGGagcttatcaatttttatcaacatgTTTTTCATCTCCAAACTTAATAACTCTCCAAGGTGGAaagtttgttttaaaaaaattcagccaCTATATTTTAGCAGTTGGTACCGACCGCAATATTCAAGATTGGATTCTTGAACGACGTGCTAATTGTCTCGAGTcaatattgaagttttttcaCTGCAACCTTGACACAATTTCACAGTCATTTAACAATGAACGCAATAAATTCACCGAAAAACTGTATCAAATGTTTGAGACTTATCTTCCAATATTGCAGTACAGCGCAAATTTGTTCTCCAATATGCCGATGATTAAATTGCCTAGCACTGCAAGCAACGTCTTCCTAGAATCGATGCAAATCTTGCAATACTGCCAAGAAATGAGTGGAATTCTCGGCGGAGCAATGTTTTATAACAACAAAGTAGTGGCTACTCAATTAAGCGCTGAGCTGACTAAGCAATTAGTAATAACAGATCCTTATCGGATAAAAGCACCAGCTGATCGAATACCAACTGACTTTCACCTTCCAGTTGGAGTTCAATTATTAAGAGTTTACATCCAAAGAAAGCCAGTCGAATTTTCTGAtgataactttaaattttctaacacTTCTGGGTCGGTAGATGTTGTGAAGAAATACAAAAAGTCTTCCTTGCCGTCCGGCATGAAGAGAGATACGTCCCGTATTTTTACAGTTCCTGAAGAAGGAGAGCCCGAACATTCCGAATCACTTAAAGAATTTTCACAACCTAAGCGTCCGCCGTCAATTCCACTCGCTAATTTTGAAAGGAAggaatttaaagaatttaaaccAAGGTATCCTAATCCTTTAACACCAAGTGTTTGTTCCACTCCACTGAAAGATGTTAATAGAATTCTCCACGGCAATGCTGTGTCTATTTGCAAGGGGACTGAtgaggaaaaaattattgagaagCCAAAAGAAGTTGCAGTGCAAAAAGAAAACGATGATATTCCTGATGTTGTTAAAGAAGCGCTGAGATGCAAGCGGTTTAACAAACTTCGGAGCGCTGCTAGAGAAaaattggagaaaaaaaatcgcCAGCCGTGGCATCGTCGGAGTTCTAGCTTAACAGACTTGGAAAACACCCGAGATGCTACGGAAAAATTTGTTATGAGTATTATGTGCAACATAAGTCATTCTAAGTCTTCGCTAGATTCTTCAGAGTTTGATTGCAAGGctcattatttaaacaaaaggTTGTTTAACACTATCACAGATCCTTCGTATCCAGTTTTTAGATACGACGGGCGTCCTGTGTCTCAATCTTTGTACACTCACTATATTTCATCGCATTATCAAGAACTAGTTAAAGAACAAAGCACGGATTTTTTTAGACGTAAATCACTGAATAGAATGCTTGAttgcgataaaaaaaatccaaatgaaaaTCATATTGATGGTTTTGATTCTGTGATTCCGGAGCTACCTGAACTGCGATCTAATTCTCTAGATGTAagattgaataataaaagtcGCCAGGAGAACTATCGCAGGTCTATGAGTTTGCCTCTGAAGAGTCTCAATGCACCGGCAGACAGTGATGATCGGAAAAAAGCATCCTCCGAGTCGGGAATGTCTTTTGATTTACCTAGACGTAAGCTTGAAGGACTTCAGTTGACTCCTTTGATGTCTAAGCTGAGTTTACTAGCGACTGATGACCGGACAAGTGGGTTTTGTAGTAAAGAAACTACTCCCAGTGAATTCTGTGATTTATCTACTTTCTCTAGTAAAATTACTAGGAATAAATCGGAACATATTAAAGCGGGTCatgatgaagatgaagaagatTTTTGGCTCAGTGATAAAGAAGCTAAGGAAGGGAATTGTGAGAAAGCTGAACTTTTTATATGCGGGCAAAATAATATGGTTTTGTTTCTTCTGATGGAAGATGGTACTGCTAATAATCCTGAATTAATCCACAATCTT tggAAAACTTCAATCAACACGCTAGGAAATTTAGAATCACGTTTGCAGCACTGTTTAGATCCTTTGCCATCAGGCGAACACAAAGAGCTTTACAGTGTGCTCAGTGTTGATCCCCAGTGGGATACACTTGATCGTTCCGGTCTCTGGGGTGTTACAGAGCTAGACATTGTTTCTTCTCTGTACAATCGTTTTACAGAGTCCAGCAATCTCACTGATATTATTGTAAGGACTGACGACACCGTTGTCTATGGAAGCCAGTGCGGTAAGACTCAAGTTTTTTATCAGCAAGCCGTAGCGTCCAGTACTTCAGGTGGATTACCAACACCTGCTGATCTCATGGGAGTCGTTCCTCTAAAAGCTAAACGCCGTCTCGAGCGTGATCatggaataattattttataa
- the LOC123265612 gene encoding 4-hydroxyphenylpyruvate dioxygenase, translating to MTTYTDKGPKPIGGKFLAFDHLTLWVGNAKQAAAFYCARFGFEPLGYRGLETGSRKLASHAVKQNKIIFVFESAYEPDDKEMSQHLARHGDGVRDIAFNVEDIDTIVRVAKERGATIVRAVKEEKDEHGIVKTATIQTFGDTLHTLIDRTKYKGRFLPGFVDVQPDPISRLLPPTLLDFVDHCVGNQPDQQMEPVAKWYEQCLQFHRFWSVDDTQLHTEFSALRSIVMTNWEETVKIPINEPAPGKRRSQIQEFVEYYGGPGIQHIALNTSDIITSIENLRARGVEFLYVPDSYYDMLRHRLKSSSTKVIEDLTVLQKLKILIDFDENGYLLQIFSKNVEDRPTLFIEIIQRRNHNGFGAGNFQALFEAIEKEQEKRGNL from the exons ATG aCTACTTACACGGATAAAGGCCCAAaa ccaaTTGGTGGAAAATTCCTGGCATTTGATCACCTGACATTGTGGGTAGGAAATGCAAAGCAAGCAGCGGCTTTTTATTGCGCGAGATTCGGCTTCGAACCACTGGGCTACCGAGGATTAGAAACCGGCTCGCGGAAATTAGCTTCTCATGCtgtcaaacaaaataaaattatttttgtatttgagtcTGCTTATGAGCCAGATGACAAAGAGATGTCCCAGCATTTAGCACGACACGGAGACGGAGTGAGAGATATTGCTTTTAATGTCGAAGATATTGACACTATTGTTCGTGTTGCGAAAGAGCGTGGCGCTACAATCGTTAGAGCTgtcaaagaagaaaaagatgAACATGGGATTGTTAAGACGGCTACCATTCaaaca tttggCGACACATTGCACACTTTAATTGACAGAACAAAGTATAAAGGACGTTTTCTTCCGGGATTTGTTGATGTGCAACCTGATCCTATCAGCAGACtact GCCACCAACTTTATTAGATTTTGTTGATCATTGTGTCGGTAATCAACCGGACCAACAAATGGAGCCAGTTGCTAAatg GTATGAACAGTGTCTGCAGTTCCATAGATTTTGGTCCGTCGATGACACTCAGCTGCACACAGAATTCTCAGCACTCCGTTCCATCGTAATGACTAACTGGGAAGAAACGGTGAAGATCCCAATAAACGAGCCAGCACCAGGAAAAAGACGGTCTCAAATCCAAGAATTTGTTGAGTACTACGGAGGCCCGGGTATTCAACACATCGCTCTTAATACAAGTGACATAATTAcgtcaattgaaaatttaagagCGCGGGGAGTTGAATTTTTGTATGTCCCGGACAGTTATTACGATATGCTCAGGCACCGATTGAAGTCTAGCAGTACAAAAGTAATAGAAGATCTAACAGTTCTTCAGAAACTTAAAATTCTTATTGATTTCGATGAAAATGGTTATCTTCTTCAAATCTTCTCTAAAAATGTCGAAGACAGGCCTACACtctttattgaaataattcaacGAAGAAATCACaat GGCTTTGGAGCTGGAAATTTTCAAGCACTATTTGAAGCTATTGAAAAAGAGCAGGAAAAACGTGGAAATTTATAA
- the LOC123265275 gene encoding probable nuclear transport factor 2 isoform X1, protein MALNPSYEAIGKGFVSQYYALFDDPNQRPNLINLYSAESSFMTFEGQQIQGGLKIMEKLNSLGFQKIERAVTSVDSQPMFDGGVLISVFGRLRTDDDPPHMYFQTFVLKPLANSFFCQHDIFRLGIHDKL, encoded by the exons ATGGCGTTAAATCCGTCGTACGAAGCAATCGGCAAGGGCTTCGTCAGCCAATATTACGCACTCTTTGATGACCCTAATCAAAGACCGAATCTGATTAATTTATACAGc GCGGAGTCATCGTTCATGACTTTTGAGGGCCAACAAATTCAAGGAGGCCTTAAAATAATGGAGAAGCtcaat agcctgggtttccaaaaaattgaacGTGCAGTCACGTCCGTTGACTCCCAGCCAATGTTCGATGGTGGAGTACTAATTAGTGTTTTTGGTAGATTGAGg ACTGATGACGATCCTCCGCACATGTACTTCCAGACGTTTGTGCTGAAGCCACTGGCAAATTCATTCTTCTGTCAACATGATATCTTCCGTCTTGGTATTCATGACAAATTATAA
- the LOC123265275 gene encoding probable nuclear transport factor 2 isoform X2: protein MALNPSYEAIGKGFVSQYYALFDDPNQRPNLINLYSAESSFMTFEGQQIQGGLKIMEKLNSLGFQKIERAVTSVDSQPMFDGGVLISVFGRLRTDDDHPHAYVQTFVLSPIGTSFFVQHDIFRLGLHNEI, encoded by the exons ATGGCGTTAAATCCGTCGTACGAAGCAATCGGCAAGGGCTTCGTCAGCCAATATTACGCACTCTTTGATGACCCTAATCAAAGACCGAATCTGATTAATTTATACAGc GCGGAGTCATCGTTCATGACTTTTGAGGGCCAACAAATTCAAGGAGGCCTTAAAATAATGGAGAAGCtcaat agcctgggtttccaaaaaattgaacGTGCAGTCACGTCCGTTGACTCCCAGCCAATGTTCGATGGTGGAGTACTAATTAGTGTTTTTGGTAGATTGAGg ACCGATGATGATCATCCCCATGCGTATGTCCAGACTTTTGTCTTGTCGCCTATCGGCACCAGCTTTTTCGTGCAGCACGACATCTTCAGACTCGGGTTGCACAACGAAATCTAA
- the LOC123265274 gene encoding sodium channel protein Nach → MDKSKNSSETIKMKKKEPKKKFSIWKIIKTYFENSSLHGIAYLVDEELHWSEKIFWMIACGLSWWLCTSLIMGIISDFTTRKVAITMDTDYLKWEVNFPALHFCFSFSSRARDYATEITGINPRKASILSRLSHWAKMGYDGSLPKPITSEEFVQLGEYVKPNCDDIFGVCIWNDEVIDCCKLFFPLSTNLGHCLSFNSLHSKLPDDPHLPKFTMDHHKKSARFIIYPNKTNYWSASHPYFNLMLTNQLELPTEKGGRDIILTVQWGNPTPTVWDITQIPTYNEPGISSLSIEDRRCRFPAEADNLFLLKTYNYHACMLESQIKKFNESCGCVGHLFPYSKEFKTCNSTELKCGLENREAIVQVENDNCLPDCEEIIVIQDRNTLDKDNIPSWAVTKLEFNMLPGPVKRYERYTVFSLLDVVVSVGSALGLFVGASVLSIVEIPYWLFIRRDAD, encoded by the exons ATGGAcaagtcaaaaaattcaagcgaaacaataaaaatgaaaaaaaaggagccgaaaaaaaaatttagcatttggaaaataataaaaacttattttgaaAACTCAAGTCTTCATGGAATAGCATATCTTGTTGACGAAGAGCTTCACTGGTCAGAAAA AATTTTTTGGATGATAGCTTGCGGTCTGAGTTGGTGGCTCTGTACTTCATTAATTATGGGGATTATTTCTGACTTTACAACTCGTAAAGTGGCAATTACAATGGATacagattatttaaaatgggAAGTTAATTTCCCAGCGcttcatttttgtttttctttcaGCTCCCGAGCCAGAGATTATGCAACaga AATTACAGGCATCAATCCTCGCAAAGCATCAATTCTAAGTCGTTTAAGCCACTGGGCTAAAATGGGGTACGATGGGTCACTACCAAAACCAATAACATCCGAAGAATTTGTTCAATTAGGAGAATat gTAAAACCCAACTGCGATGATATTTTTGGAGTCTGCATATGGAATGACGAAGTAATTGATTGCTGCAAGCTATTTTTTCCACTATCAACAAACCTCGGGCACTGTCTTTCATTCAACAGTCTTCACTCAAAACTTCCCGATGATCCTCATCTTCCTAAATTCACAATGGATCACCATAAAAAAAGTGCgagatttataatttatcccAACAAAACAAATTACTGGAGTGCATCGCATCCTTACTTTAAC ttaatgtTGACAAATCAACTAGAACTTCCAACTGAAAAAGGCGGTCGtgatataattttaacagtCCAGTGGGGCAATCCAACTCCAACAGTCTGGGATATAACTCAAATACCCACCTACAATGAGCCTGGAATTTCCTCTCTGTCCATAGAAGATCGTCGATGTCGATTTCCGGCAGAAgctgataatttatttcttctaaaaACTTACAACTACCACGCATGCATGCTCGAgagtcaaattaaaaaatttaacgagAGCTGTGGATGTGTAGGTCATCTTTTTCCCTActcaaaagaatttaaaacCTGTAATTCTACGGAACTTAAATGTGGACTTGAAAACAGAGAAGCTATTGTTCAAGTGGAAAACGATAATTGTTTACCAGATTGTGAAGAAATAATAGTCATTCAAGATCGCAATACTTTGGACAAAGATAATATTCCATCTTGGGCTGTAactaaattagaatttaatatgTTACCTGGACCAGTTAAGCGCTATGAGCGATACACTGTTTTTTCACTGCTAGATGTTGTAG ttTCAGTAGGAAGCGCATTGGGTCTCTTTGTTGGTGCAAGTGTCCTTAGCATTGTTGAAATTCCATACTGGCTTTTCATACGACGTGATgcagattaa
- the LOC123265002 gene encoding uncharacterized protein LOC123265002 — protein sequence MACRTASSFDFTKIITKDDVKKIAKTKIGNQVQVLAYSLKNYSDEKIGFLSSHLRLVVVVKNIDGSSLKQSFFVKVVPYDYPDQATYIKDTEVFRQETGFFQDLVPKMLVEYTGDIWGPRCYLIKNDALVLEDLGHKGFKMCSTKILDEEFIKSGLTALANLHAASLVVEEHLGRPLIDVYPHIIEQNYFLTSGLQYQWYCAGVDVAVKIAEDMNLETKFISEACKKVFDAIKASSKRRNVISHGDLWSNNLMFDNSSPPRCRIIDFQLLRYSPLAADVALFLHLCASRKFRDVKSLEMIKYYYNNLIKCLKMNPIIKNYPSWEEIIDGYNEQKLGAVVTATLYFPTTLLDGKIGASIMNNPESYTQFRYEDRRGFVLENMKKDPGYNSMLRDIVEELVELSVKLHSLPEPC from the coding sequence ATGGCTTGTAGAACAGCAAGTTCatttgattttacaaaaatcatcACCAAGGATGacgtaaaaaaaatagcaaagaCCAAAATCGGGAATCAAGTTCAGGTCTTAGCGTActcactaaaaaattattcagatGAAAAAATAGGGTTTTTATCTTCACACTTACGTCTGGTTGTAGTGGTGAAAAATATAGACGGTTCTTCATTAAAACAAAGCTTCTTCGTTAAAGTTGTGCCGTATGATTATCCTGATCAAGCGACGTATATAAAAGACACGGAGGTGTTTCGTCAAGAGACTGGCTTCTTCCAAGATCTTGTACCGAAGATGTTAGTAGAGTACACTGGAGACATCTGGGGTCCTcgttgttatttaataaaaaatgatgcaCTGGTCCTGGAAGATTTAGGACACAAAGGATTTAAAATGTGTTCGACTAAAATTTTGGAtgaagaatttataaaatctgGTTTAACAGCTCTGGCGAACCTTCACGCAGCTTCTTTAGTTGTTGAAGAACATCTAGGGCGGCCGCTTATTGACGTCTATCCTCACATTAttgaacaaaattattttcttacttCAGGGCTTCAATATCAATGGTACTGTGCGGGTGTTGATGTGGCTGTAAAAATAGCTGAAGATATGAATttagaaacaaaatttatttctgagGCTTGTAAAAAAGTCTTTGATGCGATAAAAGCTTCCTCAAAAAGGCGCAACGTTATAAGCCACGGTGATTTGTGGTCCAATAATCTTATGTTTGACAATTCATCACCTCCGCGTTGCCGAATAATTGACTTTCAACTTCTTCGGTATTCACCACTTGCAGCAGACGTTGCTTTATTTCTTCATCTTTGCGCTTCGCGCAAATTCCGTGATGTAAAATCTCTGGAAATGATAAAATACtattacaataatttgattaaatgtttaaaaatgaatccaattattaaaaattatccatcgtgggaagaaataattgatggATATAATGAACAAAAGCTTGGTGCTGTTGTTACAGCTACACTGTATTTTCCAACTACTCTTCTTGATGGTAAAATCGGAGCTTCTATAATGAACAATCCGGAAAGTTACACTCAATTCCGGTACGAAGACCGGAGGGGTTTTGTACTTGAAAATATGAAGAAAGATCCCGGTTATAATTCTATGTTGCGAGATATTGTTGAAGAGTTAGTTGAGTTATCTGTTAAACTTCATTCTCTGCCTGAACCttgttga